The Lycium barbarum isolate Lr01 chromosome 9, ASM1917538v2, whole genome shotgun sequence genome has a segment encoding these proteins:
- the LOC132611571 gene encoding uncharacterized protein LOC132611571, which produces MKKGAPFKWDEAYTNAFENIKSYLMKPPVLVILILYISAQERSVGALLAQENSKGKENYLYYLSRMMTPNELNYTPIEKLCLALVFSIQKLKHYFQAHSVNLISRANPIKFVMSKPVLSDRLARWYLQFQQFEITYIPQKAVKGQALADFLADHPIPDDWELTDELPDEDAMVIEIQPPWKMYFDGATQRDGAGAGVVFVTPQGEVLPYSFTLTQRCSNNVAEYQALILGLEMAVDMKQLQFQVFGDSQLVINQLLGSYEVKKPELLPYHGYAQKLIGWLGDVTLQHVPRRENKKADALVALASALTLPDQTQVTICQKWVVPPSNEDEGAESELEHLVAVSEAAKEDW; this is translated from the coding sequence atgaagaaggGCGCCCCTTTCAAGTGGGACGAAGCATATACTAATGCCTTCGAGAATATCAAGTCATATTTAATGAAGCCTCCAGTTCTAGTCATATTGATACTGTACATTTCAGCACAAGAAAGGTCGGTTGGAGCGTTGTTAGCCCAAGAGAATAGCAAAGGGAAAGAAAATTATCTTTACTACTTGAGCAGAATGATGACACCTAATGAGCTGAATTACACGCCAATTGAAAAGTTGTGTTTGGCACTAGTCTTCTCGATTCAAAAGCTGAAgcactactttcaagctcataGTGTTAACCTCATTTCCAGAGCAAATCCCATCAAGTTTGTGATGTCAAAACCAGTCCTCAGTGATCGACTAGCAAGGTGGTACCTCCAGTTTCAACAATTTGAAATTACATACATCCCTCAAAAGGCTGTAAAAGGACAGGCATTGGCAGACTTCCTAGCAGATCACCCAATACCTGATGACTGGGAGCTAACCGATGAACTTCCCGACGAAGATGCAATGGTCATTGAAATTCAACCTCCGTGGAAAATGTACTTTGATGGTGCTACACAACGTGATGGAGCTGGTGCTGGTGTGGTGTTTGTTACTCCGCAGGGAGAAGTTCTACCATACTCCTTTACTTTGACACAACGTTGCTCCAACAATGTCGCTGAATATCAAGCACTAATACTTGGACTTGAAATGGCCGTCGACATGAAGCAGTTGCAGTTTCAAGTCTTTGGTGACTCTCAGTTGGTGATCAATCAACTCTTGGGAAGCTACGAAGTCAAGAAGCCTGAATTACTCCCCTATCATGGTTATGCTCAGAAATTGATAGGATGGCTTGGTGATGTGACTCTTCAGCATGTTCCTAGGAGGGAAAATAAGAAAGCCGATGCTTTAGTTGCTCTAGCTTCAGCGCTTACTCTGCCAGATCAAACACAAGTGACTATCTGTCAAAAATGGGTAGTACCTCCGTCAAATGAGGATGAAGGCGCGGAAAGTGAGCTTGAGCATCTCGTAGCTGTTTCTGAAGCTGCAAAGGAAGACTGGTGA